Genomic window (Lampris incognitus isolate fLamInc1 chromosome 3, fLamInc1.hap2, whole genome shotgun sequence):
tgtgccatcctcttggccagcgtctgcttagtttccccaatgtacaagtcatggcaatctttCCAGCACAACagcctacactatattgctctgtttgtgctgggggacccgatccttgggctgGACCAGTTTCtgttgcagtgtgttttggggtttgaaagcaactgagacacgttgtttggaaaatatgcgtctcaactgttctgacacttctGTCACATACTGAAttgccactggtttacgcttaggcagctgctgTCCTCTTCGATtggttggtgcactgtttgggcatcttcctggcttagaCCAacccccagttaggataaccacacttgaccagggcctgtttaatgtgggatttttcctttacccgaccgctgtgttggtggggacattgtcagttcagtggtacagtgtcctgatgactcctagtttgtgctccagtggatgatgagagtcaaaccttaagtactgatcagtatgtgttggtttacgctaaacatcaacaatcaaatgtcctccatcaccaattgcgatttcacagtgtaagaaggctaacctgtagcaaggatgtctttgtccgcctgggtgagttgtctgttggaCAAATTCTATCTCTGTCTGCCATTGAGGGCGCTGTCCGTTGTCTGCCGATATCTCGCTATATCGAACTTGTTGTGCTGCCTGGTTTTTGACTTTTCATGTTGTGCTAGATGAGCCTTCTCCGTGAACTTAGTCacacgttggaaagtggtctcatctagacacgACGTgagtctgttggatctgctcctctttggctttcaaagcgtcgatggcaaaattagtttgtctcacccatttgttcaacagctggcttTCTGCCTTGTGGAGGATCtggttagctcggtggcccttgatcGAAGATTTCATTTGCTGGCTCTTAGGTGTAATTCCGCTCTGTCTGCATCTTAGGCTGGATCTCAGGGGATTCCTGTAGTCTGCCAACATACACACCGTTTGCTTGTACTCACATAGACGTTTAAGGCAATCCTTGCCAAAATGAGTCAGAGtgtctctatgcatgctcaataatccaggtaagataaTCAAAGTTGAttcagttcttctggacacaatgttaatagagagaaatgtttcatcatcatctaaatgacctcttcagtctccactgactgcaggtatccccccccctcttataaccaatacaattgcacaacaaccaaaaccaacaatcgttttcatatgcaaatatgggcgtgatcattaactagagtttcaatggccatgtgtactattcagagaggatttgggaatgtttgcaatcacagcattgtaagatggcgacatctTGTCGACAAGATGTCGCCATCTTATGACACTCAACACTGTGAAGTCAGAatggttttgtttcatttttggcAACCCAGCACTGAccctgtgtttttcttttgtctaGATCATAGAGAAGAGTGCAGGGCACAGTCGCAGCAGGGTATTTCGGGAAGTTGAGACACTGTATCAGTGTCAAGGAAACGGGTAAGCGTTGTTCTGAGCTTCAGTAAAAACAAGTTCGTAGTTGAGGATCAGTGTATTCTGATCCGTGTTTTATTTCCTGCACAGGAACATTTTGGAACTGATCCAGTTCTTTGAAGATAACCACTGCTTTTACTTGGTGTTCGAGAAGTTGCGTGGAGGTAATGCACAGGAAATAGTTCGGTTGGATTAATGATACCGACGTTATTTCTTCCACTTCCATCTGTGGACCATTTGATGAATGAAAATTATGGTTGTGGTatttgtgtgtagttgtttgtatttttttaaattttggaaCAATACCGTTTCTGTCTAAGTGATGCTTTGCTCCTTTGCTCTCAGGCTCAATTCTAACGCACATCCAGAACCGTAAACACTTTGATGAGCTGGAGGCCAGCAAGGTGGTTCGGGACATTGCCCAGGCTCTGGACTTCCTCCATACAAAAGGTAAGCTCCTCTCCATTCTGCTGTTGGTAACAGTGGCgtgagagaacagaacagaataaaatCTTCAGTCAAGCTGTTAATGCAACTTTATTTATTTAAAGAATTTTTCAGATTATCCATTTCCTCTTTTGTTCAGGTATCGCCCACAGAGATCTCAAGCTCGAGAACATCCTTTGTGAATACACTGATCGGGTGAGCCTTCTCTAAAGCTGCCAGAGATGTATGGTAATATAATAACTACGATAGGGTGCATTTTCTAACGAAAAGTTGTGTGGTTTATTCAGTTGAATTAACCGTTTACAGAATAGTGACTTTCCCAGCAATCCTGCTGTCAGTGCTTAGCAACTGTCTGTACTTATTTCAACATCGACTTCTGACACTGTTGACTCCCCCATGAAGAGCAGTGGAGAGCGGCTCTGATGCAACATACAATAGTTAGTGCAGTTAAGTGGCCTAAAAGAAGGGGAAATGgtaaaaacttttttcttttacaaGAAAACTGTTAAAGTGATTTATATTTTAATTTACCATGTGCACGAGCAGTTTCTATACACTGTATTTGTGCTTTGGATACTGATATGCAGCAAGTGTTATTTCTCTTACTTTTTCTGTGGGTTGCAGGCTGTTTCCAGTGAGTTTTGTGAGTTTTACTTGCATGTAGCTACCTTATATTGAAGACCTGTTGCCGCTTGGTTCTTAAAGTTACTATAAATttgctttgtgttttgttttggaaaAGCCATCAGTTACCTTTTGCAGCACTTGCAGAGGCAGATTGAAGCAGACTGGGTCAGTGTGTCAGACTGAGCAACATTATCTATGGGAAGGTTGAGAAATTTTGCAAACGTTGTGACCTCATCTTtgtgctccactctggcattCCAAACACTCAGCCATTCATTTCATGTTTCATTTCTGAAATAAGTatatgatttttttatttttggaatttcccccttttcctccccaattgtatctgaccaattaccccactctttcgagctgtcccggtcactgccccaccccctctgccgatccggggagggctgtagactaccacatgcctcctccgatacatgtggcgtcgccagccgcttcttttcacctgacagtaaggagtttcatcagggggatgtagtgtgtggaatgatcacgctattcccccctcctccccgaacaggcgccctgactgaccagaggaggcgctagtgcagcgacaaggacgcatacccacgtctggcttcccatctgcagacatggccaattgcatctgtagggatgcccgaccaagctgtaggtaacacggggattcgaaccgggatccccgtgtttgtagacaatggtatagaccgccacgccacccggacgccccagcaaGCACAATAATAAACAATATCATAATGATCATAATACAGTCTTAAATAAGTCAGTTAATGATAAAGTATAATCAGCATTATAGCTGTAATTCTGTCCTGTGTCTTCCAACTCAGGTGTCCCCAGTGAAAATCTGTGATTTTGACCTAGGAAGTGGAGTGAAGCTCAGCAGTGCCTGTACGCCCATAACCACGCCAGAGCTCACCACACCGGTAAAGCAGCACAGTCTGATTTAAAACTAACAGCCAGGCACAGAGATACAACATGGCTTGAATCTCCTCATATGCCCATTCCTGtgtttttatttagttatttacttATTTCTAATCAATTTATTATTCTCTGTCTGCTTTTCTTCCACCCTTCTTCATTCTTTATTTCCTCTCTTCTCAGTGTGGCTCAGCAGAATACATGGCTCCCGAGGTGGTGGAAGTCTTTACTGATGAGGCCTCCTTCTACGATAAGCGCTGCGACCTTTGGAGCCTGGGGGTCATCCTTTACATCCTGCTGAGTGGCAGCCCCCCTTTCACAGGCCACTGCGGCGGCGACTGTGGCTGGGACCGGGGGGAAACCTGCAGAACCTGTCAGGTATGGTCATCAAACCAGCTGGCTGTCCTCCTCCATCAGGCTGTATTTCACCTGGTGCATCCACAACATGTTCACCTCCTACTGTACTCGCAATGTAAAAGGTTTGTCCGAGTGAAAATCCAGGCGTTGTTGTTTCCCTGAATCCTCAGTAGGCCATAGTGTCCCATTCACAGCCTTCTTTGACACACGGTTCACTGCATATCCACTGCTTTGTAAACATTTACATGTGGTGTGCTACAACAGCATGGACATTTTGGATTAAATGAGGCCTGATGGCCATGTGGAGAAATGGGGTAATACCAGCCGCTGCATATAGATAACCAAAATGATTACAAAGTAGTGAAGTCAGTAAATCGACCTATTAGTCGACAAAGATGCATCACTATAGTTAAAAGATTTAAATTTCACCATCCTAAATTTCATTATTTACGTCCCAAATTTCCACCATCTTCGTCAAATTTCATCATCACCCTCCTGTTCATTGCCAGCTGCTCCCAACGTGTTAGCAGCTATACAATGCAGAATAGTGTGGGTATGAAAACAGACTATGTACAATATGTTATGTCTGTCTGCAATGTCAGATTTAAAAACCGTATATATACAGTAAGTAAGAAGTAAGTAAATTATTACCACTAGAAAAATTGTGAAATTAGAAAAGTCTGACTTAAATTTCTTCCCCTAGATCTCTGATTTTAAGATCAAGAGTGATGCACATGTAGTTTATTTAGAATTAAAGTTAACTCTTCAGTTTTTTATTATGACAAAGTACTCAAAGTATATTTAACTCTGTGTGGTATTGGTCTACATGCAAACAAATACCAGTGTACCACTGCTCCATAAAATCACAATGGAAACACTGATCGTCTGATAAAAACGAGAGGATTTCCACATGCTGAAACGTTGTTTCCCCAGAGTCACCTGTTTGAGAGTATCCAGGAGGGCAAGTATGAGTTTCAAGACAAGGACTGGTCTCACATCTCTGATCAGGCCAAGGACCTAATATCCAAGCTGCTGGTTCGGGATGCCACTCTGCGCCTCAGTGCTGCTCAGGTCCTCAAGCACCCATGGGTGCAGGGGGTGCGTATCATCTTCATGCATTTGTCATATATCAGAGTACTAAGTAGTCTTTGCCAAAATGACCATAAAGCATCATTTTACCACATTTCAACTTCAATGGCCACATATCAGAACTGAAATAATGTTTTCTTGCTAATGTGGGATCTTTTGCTCCCTGAaaggttttctgatgaaatttaaatTTTGCTGAAACCTTTACcaactttctttttgttttgtttattttcccAGAATGCTCCAGAGAGAGGTCTTCCAACGCCTCATGTTCTACAAAGGTAAAAAAAAGGCTTTGAAATTAAAGTAAAACTAAAATTCCACAGTATTCTAACAACAAATTGGTTTCAAAGTACAGAGCAACAGTAACAAACACAAGAAACActggtgtgtttatgtgtgttcctCTTCAGCTGTATTTAAGAGGATCagtctgagatttttttttcgtttggatttttccctttttctccccaattctacatggccaattaccccactcttccgagccgtcccggtcgctgctccaccccctctgctgatccggggagggctgcagactaccacgtctcctccgatacatatggagtcgccagctgcttcttttcacctgacagtgaggagtttcaccagggggatgtagtgcgtggggggatcatgctactccccccagttccccttccccctggaACAGGcagcccaactgaccagaggaggcactagtgcagcaaccgggacacatatccacatgcgacttcccacccgcagacacggccaattgtgtctgttgggacgacctacccagatgcccccaatcTGAGATTTTAACCTTTATACTGAGGACATTTGAGCTGGG
Coding sequences:
- the mknk1 gene encoding MAP kinase-interacting serine/threonine-protein kinase 1 isoform X2, producing the protein MAQALTCGFAQCGQGFQLADMVRHSTMAELQVFQHSLQGSSLAMGQVGQSYGIMQENRITAEERQRITQSPADAAKRKKKKRTRATDSFTGTFDELYKLTDEMLGQGAYAKVQGCISLQNGKEFAVKIIEKSAGHSRSRVFREVETLYQCQGNGNILELIQFFEDNHCFYLVFEKLRGGSILTHIQNRKHFDELEASKVVRDIAQALDFLHTKGIAHRDLKLENILCEYTDRVSPVKICDFDLGSGVKLSSACTPITTPELTTPCGSAEYMAPEVVEVFTDEASFYDKRCDLWSLGVILYILLSGSPPFTGHCGGDCGWDRGETCRTCQSHLFESIQEGKYEFQDKDWSHISDQAKDLISKLLVRDATLRLSAAQVLKHPWVQGNAPERGLPTPHVLQRNSSAKDLTQFAADAIAFNRQLSQHDEEQEDLGRVVCCMRLSPPSNSRLARRRAQSNALRTMDFMPAPEDNTI
- the mknk1 gene encoding MAP kinase-interacting serine/threonine-protein kinase 1 isoform X4, producing MAQALTCGFAQCGQGFQLADMVRHSTMAELQVFQHSLQGSSLAMGQVGQSYGIMQENRITAEERQRITQSPAELYKLTDEMLGQGAYAKVQGCISLQNGKEFAVKIIEKSAGHSRSRVFREVETLYQCQGNGNILELIQFFEDNHCFYLVFEKLRGGSILTHIQNRKHFDELEASKVVRDIAQALDFLHTKGIAHRDLKLENILCEYTDRVSPVKICDFDLGSGVKLSSACTPITTPELTTPCGSAEYMAPEVVEVFTDEASFYDKRCDLWSLGVILYILLSGSPPFTGHCGGDCGWDRGETCRTCQSHLFESIQEGKYEFQDKDWSHISDQAKDLISKLLVRDATLRLSAAQVLKHPWVQGNAPERGLPTPHVLQRNSSAKDLTQFAADAIAFNRQLSQHDEEQEDLGRVVCCMRLSPPSNSRLARRRAQSNALRTMDFMPAPEDNTI
- the mknk1 gene encoding MAP kinase-interacting serine/threonine-protein kinase 1 isoform X6, translating into MAQALTCGFAQCGQGFQLADMVRHSTMAELQVFQHSLQGSSLAMGQVGQSYGIMQENRITAEERQRITQSPAEIEKSQPVCIPDAAKRKKKKRTRATDSFTGTFDELYKLTDEMLGQGAYAKVQGCISLQNGKEFAVKIIEKSAGHSRSRVFREVETLYQCQGNGNILELIQFFEDNHCFYLVFEKLRGGSILTHIQNRKHFDELEASKVVRDIAQALDFLHTKGIAHRDLKLENILCEYTDRVSPVKICDFDLGSGVKLSSACTPITTPELTTPCGSAEYMAPEVVEVFTDEASFYDKRCDLWSLGVILYILLSGSPPFTGHCGGDCGWDRGETCRTCQSHLFESIQEGKYEFQDKDWSHISDQAKDLISKLLVRDATLRLSAAQVLKHPWVQGNAPERGLPTPHVLQR
- the mknk1 gene encoding MAP kinase-interacting serine/threonine-protein kinase 1 isoform X5; this translates as MAQALTCGFAQCGQGFQLADMVRHSTMAELQVFQHSLQGSSLAMGQVGQSYGIMQENRITAEERQRITQSPAEIEKSQPVCIPDAAKRKKKKRTRATDSFTGTFDELYKLTDEMLGQGAYAKVQGCISLQNGKEFAVKIIEKSAGHSRSRVFREVETLYQCQGNGNILELIQFFEDNHCFYLVFEKLRGGSILTHIQNRKHFDELEASKVVRDIAQALDFLHTKGIAHRDLKLENILCEYTDRVSPVKICDFDLGSGVKLSSACTPITTPELTTPCGSAEYMAPEVVEVFTDEASFYDKRCDLWSLGVILYILLSGSPPFTGHCGGDCGWDRGETCRTCQSHLFESIQEGKYEFQDKDWSHISDQAKDLISKLLVRDATLRLSAAQVLKHPWVQGNAPERGLPTPHVLQRSPQYISAQSPSAVGETSADNYI
- the mknk1 gene encoding MAP kinase-interacting serine/threonine-protein kinase 1 isoform X3 → MVRHSTMAELQVFQHSLQGSSLAMGQVGQSYGIMQENRITAEERQRITQSPAEIEKSQPVCIPDAAKRKKKKRTRATDSFTGTFDELYKLTDEMLGQGAYAKVQGCISLQNGKEFAVKIIEKSAGHSRSRVFREVETLYQCQGNGNILELIQFFEDNHCFYLVFEKLRGGSILTHIQNRKHFDELEASKVVRDIAQALDFLHTKGIAHRDLKLENILCEYTDRVSPVKICDFDLGSGVKLSSACTPITTPELTTPCGSAEYMAPEVVEVFTDEASFYDKRCDLWSLGVILYILLSGSPPFTGHCGGDCGWDRGETCRTCQSHLFESIQEGKYEFQDKDWSHISDQAKDLISKLLVRDATLRLSAAQVLKHPWVQGNAPERGLPTPHVLQRNSSAKDLTQFAADAIAFNRQLSQHDEEQEDLGRVVCCMRLSPPSNSRLARRRAQSNALRTMDFMPAPEDNTI
- the mknk1 gene encoding MAP kinase-interacting serine/threonine-protein kinase 1 isoform X1 codes for the protein MAQALTCGFAQCGQGFQLADMVRHSTMAELQVFQHSLQGSSLAMGQVGQSYGIMQENRITAEERQRITQSPAEIEKSQPVCIPDAAKRKKKKRTRATDSFTGTFDELYKLTDEMLGQGAYAKVQGCISLQNGKEFAVKIIEKSAGHSRSRVFREVETLYQCQGNGNILELIQFFEDNHCFYLVFEKLRGGSILTHIQNRKHFDELEASKVVRDIAQALDFLHTKGIAHRDLKLENILCEYTDRVSPVKICDFDLGSGVKLSSACTPITTPELTTPCGSAEYMAPEVVEVFTDEASFYDKRCDLWSLGVILYILLSGSPPFTGHCGGDCGWDRGETCRTCQSHLFESIQEGKYEFQDKDWSHISDQAKDLISKLLVRDATLRLSAAQVLKHPWVQGNAPERGLPTPHVLQRNSSAKDLTQFAADAIAFNRQLSQHDEEQEDLGRVVCCMRLSPPSNSRLARRRAQSNALRTMDFMPAPEDNTI